From the genome of Sphingobacterium kitahiroshimense, one region includes:
- a CDS encoding DUF3696 domain-containing protein: MIKKWKLANFKSVNKKTVLEFEPLTIFAGANSSGKSTVIQSILLTAQTIQSPVMSRSVILNGHISKFGSYKDINSHNSKKKEIEIGFTLEPNYKDMSDYDSLISYRYFHFDRNIKNVELSYKFLSEQTPIEQLNPSLESVTIKSVYVDNKKTNISIKKSQKRSEERITDYEIKTISPSDTKNLEYEIEISPFHTTSYFYQIPKTSKIIGVNMLHFIPNNITILYNELDNQINTLKLALQGKSNRFNDGDQRSYDEIIYTTELKKIINDFFEDSMTETNINSSSMLEKRWINDLKQKVSTLRKNFNSDNLSKCLNSRFTLRYLMPQLILKKSEFDEILDKIDKKPYNSANSIPLHLAELDYIENQFKKNVKYLGPLRDEPKSIYPLEGYIDSMNLGFKGENTAAVLDLHKNREIKYVPSSEFTSSNEIKSIATTTLKEAVLDWLVYLGVASHFDTKDMGKLGHELVVSIDKSQNLHDLTHVGVGVSQVLPILVLSFLAGEDSTLIFEQPELHLHPKVQTRLADFFISQNILKKQCIVETHSEYLINRLRYLIAISKGDSLSKDAILYFVEKEGADSIYKEIRINKYGVIPEWPKGFFDESEKLASQLLEAGLKKRNKER, encoded by the coding sequence ATGATAAAAAAGTGGAAATTAGCCAATTTTAAATCTGTGAATAAAAAAACAGTTTTAGAATTTGAGCCCTTAACAATCTTTGCTGGAGCAAATAGCTCAGGCAAGAGCACCGTAATACAAAGTATTTTATTAACGGCCCAAACCATACAAAGTCCTGTCATGTCTAGATCGGTCATACTTAATGGGCACATCTCAAAATTTGGCAGCTATAAAGATATTAATTCCCATAATAGCAAAAAAAAAGAAATAGAAATAGGTTTTACTTTAGAACCTAATTATAAAGACATGTCTGATTATGATTCTTTAATAAGCTATAGATATTTTCACTTCGATAGAAATATTAAAAACGTCGAACTTTCCTACAAATTTCTTTCAGAACAAACACCGATAGAACAACTTAATCCAAGTTTAGAAAGTGTAACTATAAAATCTGTTTATGTAGACAATAAGAAGACAAACATTTCTATAAAAAAGTCACAAAAGAGATCAGAAGAGAGAATTACAGATTATGAAATCAAGACTATCTCTCCTTCCGACACTAAAAACTTGGAGTACGAGATTGAAATTAGCCCTTTTCATACTACTTCTTATTTTTATCAAATTCCCAAGACATCGAAAATAATAGGGGTTAACATGTTACATTTCATACCTAATAATATTACAATATTATATAATGAGTTAGATAATCAAATTAACACTTTAAAGTTAGCTTTACAAGGCAAATCTAATCGATTTAATGACGGTGATCAAAGATCTTATGATGAAATAATCTATACAACAGAGCTCAAAAAAATTATAAATGATTTTTTTGAGGACTCCATGACTGAGACTAATATTAATTCTTCCTCTATGCTTGAAAAAAGATGGATTAATGATTTAAAGCAAAAAGTAAGCACTTTAAGAAAAAACTTTAATTCAGATAATTTATCAAAATGCCTTAATTCAAGATTTACACTACGTTATCTTATGCCACAGTTAATATTAAAGAAAAGCGAATTTGATGAAATTTTAGATAAAATCGATAAGAAACCTTACAATTCTGCAAACTCAATCCCCTTACATTTAGCAGAGCTTGATTACATTGAAAATCAATTCAAGAAAAATGTAAAGTACTTAGGACCATTACGAGATGAGCCTAAATCAATATATCCGCTAGAGGGATATATAGACTCTATGAATCTTGGATTTAAAGGAGAAAATACAGCCGCAGTGCTTGATCTTCACAAAAATAGAGAAATAAAATATGTTCCTTCTTCAGAATTTACTTCAAGTAACGAAATTAAATCTATAGCTACAACAACTCTAAAAGAAGCTGTGCTTGACTGGTTAGTTTATTTAGGGGTAGCAAGTCATTTCGACACAAAGGATATGGGCAAGTTGGGGCATGAACTAGTTGTTTCAATAGACAAAAGTCAGAATCTTCATGACTTGACTCATGTTGGTGTTGGTGTAAGCCAAGTGCTCCCGATATTGGTTCTTTCATTTCTTGCAGGTGAGGACTCTACTCTTATATTCGAACAACCAGAATTACATTTACACCCTAAAGTTCAAACGCGTTTAGCGGATTTTTTTATATCTCAGAATATATTAAAAAAACAATGTATTGTAGAAACCCATAGCGAATATTTAATAAATCGTCTAAGGTATTTAATTGCAATCTCAAAAGGAGATTCTTTAAGTAAGGATGCTATACTATATTTTGTAGAAAAAGAAGGTGCTGATTCTATTTATAAAGAAATTAGAATTAATAAATATGGAGTTATTCCGGAATGGCCAAAAGGTTTCTTTGATGAAAGCGAAAAGCTAGCATCACAACTATTAGAGGCTGGTTTAAAAAAAAGAAACAAAGAAAGATAA
- a CDS encoding SusC/RagA family TonB-linked outer membrane protein, producing the protein MNINIQYIVKFWDYLRKLFKPEREGVLLSRGHRILPELSVAKNVFKNNIAHTTNVDLISQYSFDEGSTNVWDNLGTGSRLIRKSFGSSSTAVRQFPEGQSKRSRTAPEQDSKECRTRLEAESNNTRTGVKQKELKLEISDFFLTNLTPTSKFLPLGFDLASGFHRLQCMKSRRIVKQNLSGSRKRGEKRKEKVSKSLLDVANSKLRYFLKGTRYIPAFNPLRALFYLRSSLHRMCTVTLPSLHQEKGGTTAVQVWCSYGENYYKVKRRLKESPNKIRISGFAFFMIFMKNVLAKMVLDVRSVYGLFTNALLKRHQKGTGNVLESYQRATGNSSLAVLRLACARQVWQFSFPCVAQASVMRMLSTSNAWIVRKTVPVYALLTHYQRFIYASSILDPYTESALSKIRGFKRFNFFRQASEWFRINNLSNRLKCFSNQKQGGVRDDVNESFMSRFGKSVFSAVLILMLMMGFGSVSAQAQSKQSYVLQGTVISAVDKKPLQAVSVRIEANNMKTSTKKDGSFSIAISQRTGKVKFTSVGYKPLELDYTSGVSLHVQLYASENQLDEVEVVSTGFQKIPKERATGSFEFVDNKLLNKRVGPNIIDRLENASVSTMFSKDGQFTDRFRYVDVPQYQFNIRGNTKMSGKAGMTIVLDNIVYEGDPRNINPNDIESVTILKDAVAASIWGTSAGEGVIVLTSKKGKYNAPFSLTVNSNFTIVDKPDIYALPFLNSSDFIDYETFLFDKGFYDYKLADIYSYPTLSPVVELLDAVRKKQITQQEADQQISKYRGYDVRDDYHKYVYRKEFSQQYALNLSGGDKAVAYSLSFGHDNNKGRFEVSSFKRNTLRSSLKVKPIKNVEVTADINYSDIKSNDYSLNQPIAYQTLDAGGGGGTWPYLRLVDNDGNPRAIELATYKNIYRDTAGNGKLLDWSYNPIKEQYDNSSIGDAKDLAINLSLRYKLFSKINLEILYAHQSIQNDISDWMGTGSYAMRNMINLYSQWDDEQIINRPIPVGDRLYNIMDRTNSQTGRFQGDYSFLSKNELHKIDLMVGAEVRQRRYTRNSFVMYGYNKENLSHIPVDHVSINPILNQKYGGKAIEDLILPELQVNRYVSFYGNINYAFRKRYVLSGSVRQDASNLFGVKSNNKWQPLWSAGGAWLIQEEPFYDINWLSQLKLRATFGFTGRANASSSGFPILYYRGTDYTTGLPFATISSPSNPSLRWERISTLNLALDFGAFDNRINGSVEWYQRRSMDLLTSVPIDPTTGYDAIMTNGGELDAKGFELTLNSTNLKIGKFSWMSNLLLSRNRTKVAKYYYKYPYPINYSQSSGSSNPIMREGYDRGTLFAFRTAGLDHETGDPIGYEDGVESMDYFKITYGSMDNIHAVGPGIPVIYGSLGNEFNYGNLSLKVNLQARLGYYFFRKSFSDVKAAENRLGHEDYSRRWQKPGDELFTEVPSIRYPLDSYRGDFFDRSEALVEKGDHIRLQDIHLSYQFGKSKYFKSFSMYAFAKNLNVIIWRANKKGIDPEYRDAIPLPLSISLGVNIGI; encoded by the coding sequence ATGAACATAAACATACAATATATAGTCAAGTTCTGGGATTATCTCCGGAAACTATTTAAGCCTGAAAGGGAAGGTGTGCTATTGAGCAGAGGGCACAGGATATTACCTGAACTTTCTGTCGCTAAAAATGTGTTTAAAAATAATATTGCACATACAACTAATGTTGATTTAATCAGTCAATATTCCTTCGATGAAGGTTCGACAAACGTTTGGGATAACCTTGGGACTGGTTCGAGACTGATTCGGAAATCCTTCGGCAGTTCTTCGACTGCTGTTCGGCAATTTCCCGAAGGCCAGTCGAAGCGCAGTCGAACAGCACCCGAACAAGACTCGAAGGAGTGTCGAACACGTCTCGAAGCGGAGTCGAACAACACTCGAACAGGTGTCAAACAAAAGGAACTCAAGCTAGAAATTTCTGATTTTTTCCTGACCAACTTAACACCAACTTCTAAGTTTCTGCCACTGGGCTTCGACTTGGCATCGGGATTTCATCGGCTACAGTGCATGAAAAGTCGAAGGATAGTCAAGCAAAACCTGAGTGGAAGTAGAAAAAGAGGTGAAAAAAGGAAGGAGAAAGTTAGTAAAAGTTTACTGGATGTGGCAAACAGTAAATTGAGGTATTTTCTGAAAGGTACCCGCTATATACCTGCTTTTAACCCGCTTCGGGCCTTGTTTTACCTCCGGTCGTCGTTGCACCGTATGTGCACCGTAACTCTCCCGTCCCTGCACCAGGAAAAGGGCGGTACAACTGCGGTGCAAGTGTGGTGCAGTTACGGAGAAAACTACTACAAGGTTAAAAGAAGGTTAAAAGAAAGTCCAAATAAGATCCGAATCAGTGGCTTTGCTTTTTTTATGATTTTCATGAAGAATGTACTTGCTAAAATGGTTCTTGATGTACGGTCAGTGTACGGTTTATTCACCAATGCCCTACTGAAAAGGCACCAAAAAGGTACTGGGAATGTACTGGAGAGCTACCAAAGAGCCACTGGTAATAGTAGCTTAGCAGTGCTACGACTGGCTTGTGCTAGGCAAGTATGGCAATTTAGTTTTCCATGTGTTGCCCAAGCGTCCGTAATGCGTATGCTAAGTACTAGTAATGCATGGATAGTGCGTAAAACGGTACCCGTTTACGCACTACTAACGCACTATCAACGCTTTATCTATGCTTCATCCATACTTGATCCCTACACGGAAAGTGCATTATCTAAAATAAGAGGTTTTAAGCGATTCAATTTCTTTCGTCAGGCATCTGAGTGGTTTCGTATTAATAATCTGTCTAATCGCTTAAAATGCTTTTCAAATCAAAAGCAAGGAGGTGTTAGAGATGATGTGAATGAGAGTTTTATGAGTCGATTTGGAAAATCAGTGTTTTCAGCAGTATTGATCTTAATGTTGATGATGGGGTTCGGATCGGTATCCGCACAAGCTCAGAGTAAGCAAAGTTATGTGTTGCAGGGGACAGTTATTTCTGCTGTAGATAAGAAGCCATTACAGGCTGTATCCGTGCGTATTGAAGCGAATAATATGAAGACATCGACCAAGAAAGATGGCTCTTTTAGCATCGCTATATCCCAGCGTACGGGCAAAGTGAAGTTCACCTCTGTCGGCTATAAACCCCTAGAGTTGGATTATACTTCAGGCGTATCATTGCATGTGCAACTATATGCTAGTGAAAATCAGCTTGACGAAGTAGAAGTTGTGAGTACGGGGTTTCAGAAAATCCCGAAAGAGCGGGCAACTGGGAGCTTTGAATTTGTGGATAATAAATTACTGAATAAACGGGTAGGACCAAACATTATTGACAGATTGGAGAATGCTAGTGTCAGTACTATGTTTTCGAAGGATGGACAATTCACGGATCGCTTCAGGTACGTTGATGTTCCGCAGTATCAATTCAATATTCGTGGAAATACCAAAATGTCTGGTAAAGCAGGAATGACAATTGTTTTAGACAATATCGTTTATGAGGGTGATCCACGCAATATAAATCCTAACGACATTGAAAGTGTTACCATTTTGAAAGACGCGGTTGCTGCATCGATATGGGGTACTAGCGCCGGAGAGGGTGTTATTGTACTTACTAGTAAGAAAGGTAAATATAATGCGCCATTCTCACTCACCGTTAATTCTAACTTTACAATCGTCGATAAACCCGATATTTATGCTTTACCCTTTTTGAATAGCAGTGACTTTATCGATTATGAGACCTTTCTTTTTGACAAAGGATTTTATGATTATAAATTGGCAGATATCTATAGTTATCCTACGCTGAGTCCAGTAGTTGAATTGTTGGATGCTGTACGAAAAAAGCAAATAACACAACAGGAAGCAGATCAACAGATCAGTAAATATAGAGGTTATGATGTAAGAGATGATTATCATAAATATGTATATCGGAAAGAGTTTAGTCAACAATACGCCCTAAACTTATCGGGTGGTGATAAAGCGGTAGCTTATTCTTTATCATTTGGACATGACAATAACAAGGGCCGTTTTGAAGTTTCATCATTTAAGCGAAATACACTTCGATCTTCTCTTAAAGTAAAACCTATTAAAAATGTAGAAGTAACTGCTGATATTAATTACTCCGATATAAAATCAAATGACTATAGCTTAAATCAACCGATAGCATATCAAACTTTAGATGCTGGTGGTGGAGGAGGAACATGGCCATATCTGAGATTGGTGGACAATGATGGAAACCCGAGAGCTATTGAATTAGCGACGTATAAAAATATCTATAGAGATACTGCAGGTAATGGTAAGCTGCTCGATTGGAGCTATAATCCTATCAAAGAGCAATATGATAATTCGAGTATAGGTGATGCAAAAGATTTAGCTATAAATCTCTCACTTCGCTATAAATTGTTCTCAAAAATAAATTTGGAGATCCTGTATGCACATCAGTCTATTCAAAATGATATTTCGGATTGGATGGGTACAGGTTCTTATGCAATGAGGAATATGATTAATCTCTATAGTCAATGGGATGACGAGCAGATAATAAATAGACCTATACCTGTGGGAGATCGGTTGTATAATATCATGGATAGAACAAACAGTCAAACAGGTCGTTTTCAGGGAGATTATTCATTTTTATCCAAAAATGAGCTTCATAAAATTGATTTGATGGTAGGAGCTGAGGTAAGGCAAAGACGGTATACTCGCAATTCATTTGTAATGTATGGTTATAACAAAGAGAATCTGAGCCATATTCCAGTGGATCATGTTAGTATTAACCCTATTCTTAATCAAAAATATGGTGGTAAAGCAATTGAGGATCTGATTCTGCCAGAACTTCAGGTAAATAGGTATGTTTCATTTTATGGGAATATCAATTATGCTTTTCGAAAACGCTACGTTTTATCAGGAAGTGTGAGACAAGATGCTTCCAATCTATTTGGTGTCAAGTCCAACAATAAATGGCAACCTTTGTGGTCTGCGGGAGGGGCATGGTTAATTCAGGAAGAGCCGTTTTATGATATAAACTGGTTATCACAGCTTAAATTAAGAGCAACCTTTGGTTTTACAGGTAGAGCTAACGCCAGTAGCAGCGGTTTTCCTATTTTATACTATCGAGGTACTGACTATACTACTGGATTACCATTTGCTACAATATCCAGTCCCTCTAATCCTTCTTTACGATGGGAGCGTATCAGTACTTTGAATTTAGCATTAGATTTTGGTGCATTTGACAATCGGATTAATGGATCAGTAGAATGGTACCAACGTAGATCTATGGATCTTTTGACTTCAGTACCGATAGATCCTACAACTGGATATGATGCTATAATGACCAACGGGGGCGAGTTGGATGCTAAGGGATTCGAATTAACCTTGAATAGTACTAATCTGAAAATAGGAAAATTTTCATGGATGAGCAATCTTTTATTAAGTCGCAATCGAACCAAGGTTGCTAAATATTATTACAAATATCCTTATCCTATTAACTATAGCCAAAGTTCTGGATCCTCAAATCCGATAATGAGAGAAGGTTACGACCGCGGTACTTTATTTGCCTTTCGAACTGCAGGTTTAGATCATGAGACAGGTGATCCAATTGGTTATGAAGACGGAGTGGAGAGTATGGATTATTTCAAAATAACGTACGGTTCGATGGATAATATTCATGCTGTTGGACCAGGTATCCCAGTAATTTATGGTTCATTGGGTAATGAATTCAATTATGGAAATCTATCCTTGAAAGTGAATTTACAGGCGAGATTGGGTTACTATTTTTTTAGAAAAAGTTTTTCTGATGTAAAGGCTGCCGAAAATCGATTGGGACATGAAGATTATAGTCGCCGTTGGCAGAAACCAGGAGATGAATTATTCACGGAGGTACCTTCTATAAGGTATCCGTTGGATTCATATCGAGGTGATTTTTTTGATCGTTCTGAAGCATTGGTTGAAAAAGGAGATCATATCCGCTTACAGGATATTCATTTGTCCTATCAATTTGGAAAAAGCAAGTACTTTAAGAGTTTTTCAATGTACGCTTTTGCGAAAAACTTAAATGTGATCATTTGGCGTGCAAATAAAAAAGGAATTGACCCTGAGTATCGGGATGCTATCCCATTACCCTTGTCTATTTCATTGGGAGTAAATATTGGAATATAG
- a CDS encoding RagB/SusD family nutrient uptake outer membrane protein, translating to MKKIIYHIAIWMGLLLFMSCDKFLDAKPDQKMTIPNNLADCDALLDNYSEMNSMFPSSGEAATDDLFLSDQSWAALYFASQRGTYIWDGQVDVSADEWQGSYKVILMANQVLEVLKEIDPKLETERYNRIKGSALFFRAYALLQLANIFTLPYNEKNADQILGLPLRLSPDADYPSTRASLKDTYKQILSDLNESILLLPVISLHKSRPIKSAAYATLARVGLIMGDFNLVENVANAALDINNELMDYNVVNKGLNASFERFNKEIIFDASTLTNGVINPSISKIDSILYLKYSDNDLRKVLFFNENDDGTFAFKGQYNGEVYASSFSGIATDEVYLSLAEAYARNNKVDLAMQKLNELMITRWQRGDFVPFVASSKEQALQTILEERRKELIMRNIRWMDLKRLNQENSYKKVLNRVIEGKEYILEPDDNRYAFLIPLEVMGHANLEQNRR from the coding sequence ATGAAAAAAATAATATATCATATTGCAATATGGATGGGGCTATTGCTTTTTATGTCCTGTGATAAATTTTTGGACGCCAAACCCGACCAAAAGATGACCATACCAAATAATTTGGCTGACTGTGATGCTTTATTAGATAATTATAGTGAGATGAATAGTATGTTTCCTTCTTCTGGTGAAGCAGCAACAGATGATTTATTTCTTTCTGATCAAAGTTGGGCGGCATTATATTTTGCTTCTCAACGCGGTACATACATATGGGATGGACAGGTGGATGTTTCTGCTGATGAATGGCAAGGCTCATATAAAGTGATATTGATGGCTAACCAAGTACTGGAGGTCTTGAAAGAAATCGATCCAAAGTTGGAAACGGAACGTTATAATCGAATAAAAGGTTCAGCTTTGTTTTTTCGAGCCTATGCATTACTTCAATTGGCCAATATATTTACACTGCCATATAATGAGAAAAATGCAGACCAGATCCTAGGTTTACCTTTACGGTTATCTCCAGATGCTGATTATCCTTCTACCCGGGCTTCTCTGAAGGATACTTATAAACAAATTTTATCTGACTTGAATGAAAGTATTTTATTACTTCCTGTGATAAGCCTCCATAAAAGTAGACCTATAAAATCGGCGGCATATGCAACTTTAGCCCGAGTTGGTTTAATAATGGGAGATTTTAATCTTGTAGAAAATGTCGCAAATGCAGCACTTGATATTAATAATGAATTGATGGATTATAACGTAGTTAATAAAGGTTTAAATGCATCTTTTGAAAGGTTTAACAAAGAAATCATTTTTGATGCAAGCACATTAACTAACGGAGTAATCAATCCCTCAATTTCTAAAATAGACTCAATTCTTTATCTAAAATATAGCGATAATGACCTGCGTAAAGTATTGTTTTTTAATGAAAATGATGATGGAACATTTGCATTTAAAGGTCAGTATAATGGTGAAGTATATGCTTCTTCTTTCTCTGGGATAGCGACAGATGAAGTTTATTTGAGCTTAGCAGAGGCATATGCACGTAATAATAAGGTAGATCTAGCAATGCAGAAGTTAAATGAATTGATGATAACACGTTGGCAAAGGGGGGATTTTGTTCCCTTTGTGGCAAGTAGTAAGGAACAGGCTCTTCAGACTATTCTTGAAGAGCGTCGTAAAGAATTAATTATGCGGAATATTCGCTGGATGGATTTAAAACGATTGAACCAAGAAAATAGCTATAAGAAAGTGCTGAATCGTGTTATCGAAGGTAAGGAGTACATATTGGAGCCTGATGATAATCGATACGCATTTTTAATTCCATTAGAGGTTATGGGACATGCAAATTTAGAACAAAATCGTAGGTAA
- a CDS encoding TlpA family protein disulfide reductase encodes MKSTINIIKNGICFYLLLVTALVIGQTKPLKIGDQYVYKEKLKITNGEGELPLKKYEDRLLILDFFTTSCSSCIEAMPKNNKLQQQFGSRIQILPVTVEEGSRVKNFFTKNDIVKDNQLPIGYEDIELKQLFPYQGVPHVVWIYQGKVKAITGADMVTERYINEILNDHDVLNWPQKNDYFNTDGSLPESIEKYTISSAILPYVNGAKLSYLIDTLSAEFIRDRMVNVPVVTAYVYALSMMSDLPLMKKERIILEVDDPYSFVKPDSLVQSIWEQRNAISYESILPIDLTEKERMKRIVVDLNNKLGLCARLEERLAKVWIVQKINAKNNVKLNQKQTSQPLVLKLGLLEIMYPTIPPLIWDQIDPEMLVNITESDNFEFLRDQFLQNGLDLVKGSRKIQTLVISNYK; translated from the coding sequence ATGAAAAGTACTATTAATATTATAAAAAATGGAATATGCTTTTACTTATTGTTGGTGACTGCATTGGTTATTGGGCAGACAAAGCCTTTGAAAATTGGTGATCAATATGTTTATAAAGAAAAATTAAAAATAACGAATGGTGAGGGTGAATTACCTTTAAAGAAGTATGAAGATCGTTTATTGATATTGGATTTCTTTACAACTTCATGTAGTTCATGTATTGAAGCTATGCCCAAGAACAATAAACTGCAACAGCAATTTGGTTCTCGAATTCAAATATTGCCTGTTACAGTAGAAGAGGGTAGTCGTGTGAAAAACTTTTTTACGAAGAATGATATTGTCAAGGATAATCAACTGCCTATTGGATATGAAGATATTGAGCTAAAGCAACTTTTTCCTTATCAAGGTGTACCTCACGTGGTTTGGATTTATCAGGGAAAGGTCAAAGCAATTACGGGAGCAGATATGGTGACGGAACGTTATATCAATGAGATCTTAAATGATCATGATGTACTGAATTGGCCTCAAAAAAATGACTATTTTAACACCGATGGATCATTGCCGGAATCAATAGAAAAATACACGATATCTTCTGCCATATTGCCCTATGTTAATGGCGCTAAGCTTTCTTATTTAATTGATACACTTTCCGCAGAGTTCATTCGAGATCGAATGGTTAATGTTCCTGTTGTGACTGCTTATGTTTATGCTTTGTCTATGATGAGCGATCTTCCCCTTATGAAAAAAGAACGGATTATTTTGGAAGTTGATGACCCATACTCGTTTGTTAAACCCGATTCACTCGTCCAGTCGATCTGGGAACAACGAAATGCTATTAGTTATGAATCTATCCTACCGATTGATTTAACTGAAAAGGAACGTATGAAGCGTATTGTTGTAGATCTTAATAATAAATTGGGGTTATGTGCGCGACTCGAGGAGCGATTAGCAAAGGTTTGGATTGTCCAAAAAATTAATGCTAAAAACAATGTCAAGCTAAATCAAAAACAAACTAGTCAGCCATTGGTATTGAAATTAGGTTTACTGGAGATTATGTATCCTACCATACCGCCGCTAATCTGGGATCAGATTGATCCTGAAATGCTTGTTAATATCACAGAATCAGATAATTTTGAATTCTTAAGGGATCAATTTCTTCAGAATGGATTGGACCTTGTAAAAGGAAGCCGTAAAATTCAAACTTTAGTGATTAGTAATTATAAATAG
- a CDS encoding glutathione peroxidase, translating to MNFKQKILHFLYPLIKKLSRSGKMGTILYNTSGKEAPQSFYQLTAVKSNGTSIDFSDFKGKKVVLVNTASDCGYTRQYEELQQLYDKMGDRIAIIAFPANDFGEQEKGSDKDIEQFCQVNFGVTFPVAKKAIVIKSSEQHPVFVWLSHSMQNGWNDHAPDWNFSKYIVNENGNLSHYFASSISPLDPAFLQALED from the coding sequence ATGAATTTTAAACAAAAAATACTTCATTTCTTATACCCATTGATCAAAAAACTTTCGAGATCCGGAAAGATGGGAACCATCCTATACAATACTTCGGGCAAAGAAGCACCACAGTCCTTTTACCAGCTAACAGCAGTAAAAAGCAATGGTACGTCTATAGATTTCTCAGACTTTAAGGGAAAGAAAGTAGTCCTTGTCAATACCGCTTCTGATTGTGGATATACACGCCAGTATGAGGAACTCCAACAGCTCTATGATAAAATGGGCGACCGTATTGCTATCATTGCCTTTCCAGCCAATGATTTTGGAGAGCAGGAAAAAGGAAGTGACAAAGATATCGAGCAGTTCTGTCAAGTAAACTTTGGCGTCACATTTCCCGTTGCAAAAAAAGCCATAGTCATCAAGTCCAGCGAACAGCACCCTGTATTCGTATGGCTTAGCCATTCCATGCAAAACGGATGGAATGACCATGCACCCGATTGGAATTTTAGTAAATACATAGTCAATGAAAACGGCAACTTAAGCCATTATTTTGCGTCGAGCATATCTCCTTTGGACCCCGCATTTTTACAAGCATTAGAAGACTAG
- a CDS encoding aldo/keto reductase — MEYRKLGNTALELSAITYGSFAIGGNMWGGNEKKDSIASVHASLDHGVTSIDTAPFYGFGLSEEMIGEAIKGKERSKIQLLTKFGLVWDGSNQGKGEFFFDASDNGKTIPVYKFASKANIIKELEESLKRLGTDYIDLLQIHWPDSTTAISETMEALEILIQQGKIRAAGVCNYSVDQLKEASATLTLASNQVSYSMLNRSIEHDLVPYALENQTGIIAYSPMERGLLTGKYLTENTLKQDDHRNGYFSQFDLEKVKSLIATLQPIAQNKGVTVAQLVLRWTTLQPAITVVLAGARNAAQSIANAQAMDINFTAEERTLIDNELSKL; from the coding sequence ATGGAATATAGAAAATTAGGAAATACAGCATTAGAATTATCAGCCATTACGTATGGATCATTTGCCATTGGAGGCAATATGTGGGGCGGAAATGAAAAAAAAGACTCCATTGCTTCCGTACACGCATCACTTGATCACGGTGTGACCAGTATCGATACTGCGCCATTCTATGGATTTGGTCTCAGCGAAGAAATGATCGGCGAAGCCATCAAAGGAAAAGAACGATCAAAAATACAGTTACTGACCAAATTTGGTTTGGTCTGGGATGGTAGCAACCAGGGAAAAGGTGAATTTTTCTTTGATGCATCTGATAACGGAAAAACAATACCGGTGTACAAATTTGCATCCAAAGCCAATATCATCAAAGAACTGGAAGAAAGTTTAAAACGTTTGGGCACCGACTACATCGATCTATTGCAGATCCACTGGCCAGACTCAACTACTGCTATCAGTGAAACGATGGAAGCTTTAGAAATACTTATTCAGCAAGGAAAAATCCGTGCTGCAGGTGTCTGCAACTACAGTGTTGATCAATTAAAAGAAGCATCAGCAACACTTACCCTGGCCAGCAATCAGGTTTCATACAGCATGCTCAACCGGAGTATTGAACATGACCTGGTACCTTATGCATTGGAAAACCAAACAGGCATTATCGCTTACAGCCCGATGGAAAGAGGCCTGCTGACTGGAAAATACTTAACAGAAAACACTTTAAAACAAGATGACCACCGCAACGGTTATTTCTCACAGTTCGATCTCGAAAAAGTAAAAAGTCTAATCGCAACACTTCAACCGATTGCTCAAAACAAGGGCGTTACGGTAGCGCAATTGGTGCTACGCTGGACGACCCTGCAGCCTGCAATTACCGTGGTATTAGCAGGTGCTAGAAATGCAGCACAATCCATAGCCAATGCACAAGCAATGGATATCAATTTTACGGCGGAAGAACGCACTTTGATTGATAACGAACTATCAAAACTATAA
- a CDS encoding putative quinol monooxygenase, with protein MKIHLTAIIKTKDEHRAAVLSVLRHMVEQTRKEDACELYSLHQGIDDSNLFTFYEIWKSQEGLDAHNQQPYIQAFGQLAADKLQEEPIVLKTTLI; from the coding sequence ATGAAAATACATTTAACAGCCATCATTAAAACGAAAGATGAACATAGAGCAGCAGTTCTTTCGGTATTGCGTCATATGGTAGAGCAGACCCGAAAAGAGGATGCCTGCGAGCTATATAGCCTGCATCAAGGAATCGATGACAGCAACCTGTTCACCTTTTATGAAATCTGGAAGAGCCAGGAAGGTTTAGATGCGCACAATCAGCAACCCTACATCCAGGCGTTTGGTCAACTTGCAGCAGATAAGCTTCAGGAAGAACCGATCGTACTAAAAACAACATTAATATAA